From Haloglomus litoreum, the proteins below share one genomic window:
- a CDS encoding long-chain-fatty-acid--CoA ligase: MRKPLLVTEFLDRARRHYGDQEAVLATDGTRYTYDELGARADGFAAALQERGIEHGDRVAVLDPNTHYHLEAAYGIFQAGGIHTPLNYRLTPNDYEYILNDAGVDAIYADYDYADKIERIRDEVPTETFITNDVDAVEGDWESFDDAIAGLGGDDYERPEMTEDEICTINYTSGTTGDPKGVSRTHRTETIHAYLTCNHKKISDDDVYLWTLPMFHANGWGHIFAITGMGARHVCTRGIDAAEIFETVRNEDVSYMCAAPTVLNMLLDYYAENDVTTVGDNEVRCATAGSAPPEATIRTIEDEFGWYMIHTYGLTETGPLITTSDARRLFDDDSAERFSVKKRQGLAYLGTEIRVVDDDGNDVARNDKEIGEVVVKGNQVMEKYWNKPEATEEAFNARIEGYFHTGDLATMDEHGMISIQDRKKDLIISGGENISSIEVEDALYDHPEVSEAAVIPAPSDKYGETVKAFVVPMSGDPDNPGVTPEELKEFTKEQLASYKRVRKVEFVSELPTTATGKVQKYELREREWEDEERMVGQG, encoded by the coding sequence ATGCGCAAACCACTACTGGTGACCGAGTTCCTCGACCGGGCGCGACGGCACTACGGCGACCAGGAGGCGGTGCTGGCGACCGACGGCACGCGCTACACGTACGACGAGCTGGGCGCTCGTGCCGACGGGTTCGCGGCCGCTCTGCAGGAGCGAGGCATCGAGCACGGGGACCGGGTGGCGGTGCTGGACCCGAACACCCACTACCACCTCGAGGCGGCGTACGGGATCTTCCAGGCCGGAGGGATCCACACGCCGCTGAACTACCGGCTCACGCCGAACGACTACGAGTACATCCTCAACGACGCCGGCGTGGACGCCATCTACGCCGACTACGACTACGCGGACAAGATCGAGCGGATCCGCGACGAGGTCCCCACCGAGACGTTCATCACGAACGACGTGGACGCGGTGGAGGGCGACTGGGAGTCGTTCGACGATGCCATCGCCGGCCTCGGCGGCGACGACTACGAGCGTCCCGAGATGACCGAGGACGAGATCTGCACCATCAACTACACCTCCGGGACGACCGGCGACCCGAAGGGGGTCTCGCGGACTCACCGCACGGAGACCATCCACGCGTACCTCACCTGCAACCACAAGAAGATCAGCGACGACGACGTCTACCTGTGGACGCTGCCGATGTTCCACGCCAACGGGTGGGGACACATCTTCGCCATCACCGGGATGGGTGCTCGGCACGTCTGTACCCGCGGCATCGACGCGGCGGAGATCTTCGAGACCGTCCGCAACGAGGACGTCTCGTACATGTGCGCCGCGCCGACGGTGCTCAACATGCTGCTGGACTACTACGCCGAGAACGACGTGACGACGGTCGGCGACAACGAGGTCCGGTGTGCGACAGCCGGGAGCGCGCCGCCGGAGGCGACCATCCGGACCATCGAGGACGAGTTCGGCTGGTACATGATCCACACCTACGGCCTCACGGAGACGGGGCCGCTCATCACCACCAGCGACGCGCGACGCCTGTTCGACGACGACTCGGCCGAGCGCTTCTCGGTCAAGAAGCGCCAGGGCCTGGCCTACCTCGGAACGGAGATCCGTGTCGTCGACGACGACGGGAACGACGTCGCCCGGAACGACAAGGAGATCGGCGAGGTCGTGGTGAAGGGGAACCAGGTGATGGAGAAGTACTGGAACAAGCCCGAGGCGACCGAGGAGGCGTTCAACGCCCGCATCGAGGGGTACTTCCACACCGGCGACCTCGCGACGATGGACGAGCACGGGATGATCTCCATCCAGGACCGCAAGAAGGACCTCATCATCTCGGGCGGGGAGAACATCTCCTCCATCGAGGTCGAGGACGCCCTCTACGACCACCCGGAGGTCTCCGAGGCGGCGGTCATCCCGGCGCCCTCGGACAAGTACGGCGAGACGGTGAAGGCGTTCGTGGTCCCGATGAGCGGCGACCCCGACAACCCGGGCGTGACCCCGGAGGAGCTGAAGGAGTTCACGAAGGAGCAGCTCGCCTCCTACAAGCGTGTCCGGAAGGTGGAGTTCGTCTCCGAGCTCCCCACGACCGCGACGGGGAAGGTCCAGAAGTACGAGCTCCGCGAGCGCGAGTGGGAGGACGAGGAGCGGATGGTCGGGCAGGGCTGA
- a CDS encoding DUF7520 family protein, with protein sequence MSDGPEAGAGAGAGAGNREGAVPGDEVWDDVAEEESVATLGGKRLILLLYAVVVSIAGLTGFLIGALGIRGLRPVTFLGLVTFQPTATGLAAYGVLTMGLGLGVMLALVVYVSSEYVDDEA encoded by the coding sequence ATGAGCGACGGGCCCGAGGCAGGTGCCGGTGCAGGTGCTGGAGCGGGCAACCGCGAGGGGGCCGTCCCCGGTGACGAGGTGTGGGACGACGTGGCCGAGGAGGAGTCGGTGGCGACGCTGGGGGGAAAGCGGCTCATCCTCCTCCTGTACGCCGTGGTCGTCTCCATCGCCGGCCTGACTGGCTTCCTCATCGGCGCGCTCGGCATCCGCGGGCTTCGGCCCGTCACGTTCCTGGGGCTGGTGACGTTCCAGCCGACGGCGACGGGACTCGCCGCCTACGGGGTGCTGACGATGGGGCTCGGGCTGGGCGTGATGCTGGCGCTCGTCGTCTACGTCTCCAGCGAGTACGTCGACGACGAGGCCTGA
- a CDS encoding universal stress protein: MYHVVVAVAPEDAHVAEKVAAVTGLPGAADAVRVTLVHVAEPGTDVAAVPAVADALSLFAEAGVAAEAVRADGRPTEAVLRIAGERAADCICVAGREESPAGKRQLHPGAQQILLRADCPVLVTGDAPEGDADHV, encoded by the coding sequence ATGTATCACGTCGTCGTGGCCGTGGCCCCGGAGGACGCCCACGTCGCCGAGAAGGTCGCCGCCGTGACCGGGCTCCCCGGGGCGGCGGACGCGGTCCGGGTGACGCTCGTCCACGTCGCCGAGCCCGGAACCGACGTGGCTGCGGTCCCGGCGGTGGCCGACGCGCTGTCCCTGTTCGCCGAAGCGGGGGTCGCCGCCGAGGCCGTCCGTGCCGACGGTCGACCCACCGAGGCGGTCCTGCGGATCGCTGGCGAGCGGGCGGCCGACTGCATCTGTGTCGCCGGGCGGGAGGAGTCACCGGCCGGGAAACGGCAGCTCCACCCCGGAGCACAGCAGATCCTCCTCAGGGCCGACTGCCCGGTGCTGGTGACGGGCGACGCCCCCGAGGGCGACGCCGACCACGTCTGA
- a CDS encoding ester cyclase encodes MSAEASDRMAANRALVRRFVEEVWEKGDLDAIPDLCTEGSVLHAPDGDIVGHEALEAYSRAYLGAFPDLEYSIEDILAEGDRVAIRSRIRGTHRGEFRGFPPTGRPFDAEGIAIARIENGRIAERWTSVDALGIVRQLGLLPESVTGEE; translated from the coding sequence ATGTCCGCAGAGGCATCCGACCGAATGGCCGCCAACCGTGCCCTCGTGCGCCGGTTCGTCGAGGAGGTGTGGGAGAAGGGCGATTTGGACGCCATCCCGGACCTGTGCACGGAGGGCTCCGTCCTGCACGCTCCCGACGGCGATATCGTCGGGCACGAGGCGCTCGAGGCCTACAGCCGAGCGTATCTGGGGGCGTTCCCCGACCTCGAGTACAGTATCGAGGACATCCTCGCGGAGGGCGACCGGGTCGCCATCAGGTCCCGGATTCGGGGGACTCACCGGGGCGAGTTCAGGGGCTTCCCACCCACGGGCCGGCCGTTCGACGCCGAAGGCATCGCCATCGCCCGCATCGAGAACGGGAGAATCGCCGAGCGGTGGACCAGCGTCGACGCCCTCGGCATCGTGCGCCAGCTCGGGCTGCTGCCGGAGTCGGTCACGGGCGAGGAGTGA
- a CDS encoding DUF7537 family lipoprotein, producing MVGRPPAVVVLAVLLATAGCSGLAPGSGGPPTESLTPAPVPAGSADYPPGVTAEGVVNPERLALAHDQVLENRSYRLRSNRSTYFIDDSVRSRIDLDLRLDRNRTYLAAVETAGPRGPVILGRPPARARYWANGTLYASRITRDGEVTYSLTRADQSPFATWQYWSGTAAFGGESNYRASRYEAIFQAIPTRVVGNRTVDGTTVYVLEGRRPSDSGFTAGPADAVGPSGPGPALRATVTEDGLVRSLHLRYRAYHDGDEYDVDWRISYRALGNVTVGEPPWLDRAVSADRERRRSAIV from the coding sequence ATGGTCGGTCGACCGCCTGCCGTCGTCGTGCTGGCCGTTCTCCTGGCGACCGCGGGCTGTAGCGGCCTGGCGCCCGGGAGCGGGGGCCCACCGACGGAGAGCCTGACGCCCGCACCGGTCCCGGCCGGGAGCGCCGACTACCCCCCCGGCGTCACGGCCGAAGGGGTGGTGAACCCGGAGCGGCTGGCGTTGGCCCACGACCAGGTACTCGAGAACCGGAGCTACCGGCTCCGCTCCAACCGGTCGACCTACTTCATCGACGACAGCGTCCGGTCGCGGATCGACCTCGACCTCCGGCTCGACCGGAACCGGACCTACCTGGCCGCCGTCGAGACAGCCGGGCCGCGGGGCCCGGTCATCCTCGGTCGGCCCCCGGCCCGCGCGCGCTACTGGGCCAACGGGACGCTGTACGCGAGTCGCATCACGCGCGACGGCGAGGTGACCTACTCGCTGACCCGGGCCGACCAGAGCCCGTTCGCGACGTGGCAGTACTGGTCCGGGACGGCCGCCTTCGGTGGGGAGTCGAACTACCGGGCCAGCCGCTACGAGGCCATCTTCCAGGCCATCCCGACGCGGGTCGTCGGCAACCGGACCGTCGACGGCACCACGGTCTACGTGCTCGAGGGGCGCCGGCCGAGCGATTCCGGCTTCACCGCCGGTCCGGCCGACGCGGTCGGGCCCTCCGGCCCCGGTCCCGCCCTCCGCGCGACCGTCACCGAGGACGGGCTCGTCCGGTCGCTCCACCTCCGCTACCGGGCGTACCACGACGGCGACGAGTACGACGTCGACTGGCGCATCAGCTACCGGGCGCTGGGGAACGTGACGGTCGGTGAGCCGCCGTGGCTCGACCGCGCGGTGTCGGCCGACCGCGAACGCCGGCGGTCGGCCATCGTGTAA